The following proteins come from a genomic window of Pirellula staleyi DSM 6068:
- a CDS encoding 8-amino-7-oxononanoate synthase yields MPSPFDWTHDELARLEREGLRRSLVTRTSPQLASRIASSRGTLLNFGSNDYLALAADERLREAARRAIDEVGVGSGASPLVTGFGRYHAVLAERLAQFEHAERALLLVSGYAANVAVVTALVGRGDLILSDARNHASIIDGCRLAGAEIAIYRHGDVEHARELLVSRPGVRRKLIITDSLFSMDGDIAPLESLADLAEEHGAMLVVDEAHATGVFGARGSGVVEALGLESRIAVRVGTLSKSLGSSGGFIVGPASVIDLLMSTARTFIFSTAGTEAAAAAALKALEIVEQEPALRASLLAMSQTFRAELRSRGFQVQCSAPATGSQKIPLPDASQIIPIVLGDPLRTMQVAQQLRERGIWVPGIRPPSVPQGQSLLRISLTSAHTSSDLDQLLSELLALLPAASRENSRS; encoded by the coding sequence ATGCCTTCCCCCTTCGACTGGACTCACGACGAACTTGCGCGACTCGAGCGCGAAGGACTGCGCCGGTCGCTCGTCACGCGCACCTCGCCGCAGCTGGCCAGCCGCATTGCATCGAGTCGCGGCACGCTGTTGAACTTCGGTTCCAACGACTACCTGGCGCTAGCTGCCGACGAGCGGCTGCGCGAAGCTGCCCGCCGCGCGATCGACGAAGTGGGGGTAGGGAGTGGCGCCAGCCCTTTAGTCACCGGTTTTGGCCGCTACCACGCCGTGCTTGCCGAGCGGCTTGCCCAGTTCGAACATGCCGAGCGTGCGCTGCTGTTGGTGAGCGGCTATGCCGCCAACGTGGCGGTGGTGACCGCGCTGGTCGGGCGTGGTGACCTGATTTTGTCCGACGCACGCAATCACGCCAGCATCATCGACGGCTGCCGCCTCGCGGGGGCCGAGATTGCGATTTATCGGCACGGCGATGTGGAGCATGCGCGCGAGCTTCTGGTCAGTCGCCCTGGTGTGAGACGCAAGCTGATCATCACTGATTCGCTGTTTAGTATGGATGGCGATATCGCTCCGCTCGAATCTTTGGCTGATCTCGCTGAAGAGCATGGGGCAATGCTGGTAGTGGATGAAGCTCACGCGACCGGCGTTTTTGGCGCGCGTGGCAGTGGCGTGGTGGAGGCTCTGGGACTCGAGTCGCGCATTGCTGTGCGGGTCGGCACGCTGAGCAAATCGCTCGGCAGCAGCGGAGGGTTTATCGTCGGTCCGGCGAGCGTGATCGATCTCCTGATGTCGACCGCGCGGACCTTCATTTTTTCGACCGCAGGAACGGAAGCTGCCGCAGCCGCCGCACTAAAGGCGCTCGAGATCGTCGAGCAAGAGCCCGCGCTTCGCGCGTCGCTCCTGGCGATGAGTCAAACGTTTCGCGCTGAGCTTCGGTCGCGCGGCTTTCAGGTGCAATGCTCGGCTCCTGCAACCGGCTCGCAGAAAATTCCATTGCCCGACGCGTCGCAAATCATTCCGATCGTGCTCGGCGATCCTCTGCGGACTATGCAGGTGGCTCAGCAGCTGCGCGAACGCGGCATCTGGGTCCCAGGGATTCGCCCGCCGAGTGTTCCTCAGGGCCAGTCGCTCCTTCGAATAAGTTTGACAAGCGCCCACACCAGCAGCGATCTTGATCAACTGCTAAGCGAACTGCTGGCGCTACTCCCCGCTGCCTCTCGAGAGAATTCCCGCTCATGA
- a CDS encoding proteasome accessory factor PafA2 family protein, giving the protein MRRQRGAIFERLVGLETEYALLRPATADNDGYSRFEVFRALVASLRTRIPAVAAQHFKEGVFHAAGGAVWFETERISSGGGLVEGSSPECRGPMQVLIWQKAQDKLLAAALDDATDGETKLIKNDRDAFGNVYGAQENYEATLATGWRLLAWRASLIAIFPIVLLTWLSLWIITGAVMLYALAAVLVYLALERLVRRPQRLAMLLFGCSFERLGEAGPTGPQWMEQFLSVVVRVIAAPLAGVLLAIIAVTSFCEHRKKLLPFLASRAVIGGSGMIDDQGRFLLADKATAMNCSIGFGGLLGDRPIFTFGHFYKTIFSDAWMAPGEYFRLFSPRQRLQIGLGDSNLCDVSQYLRVGTTLLVLDMIEAGEATNLPQLRSPLRACRKFTSDPTLQATAPLRGGGEITALEVQRAYLEACRQFLAKHPEAPEEAFQVLSLWDETLKQLAGDRQALVGSIDWVTKQRLIDENTAGVSPKVLKKIDIKYHELSSEGYFQKLLAVGLIRQLTTPAEVERAMRCPPSGTPAAVRGQFIREFASGDKPITANWHYVLLGRGRTRRIIKLSDYRPLAIARPQRPRAQAAQDIDTE; this is encoded by the coding sequence GTGCGTCGCCAGCGCGGGGCCATTTTCGAGCGCCTGGTGGGGCTCGAAACCGAGTATGCTCTCCTGCGACCAGCCACCGCCGATAACGATGGCTATAGTCGTTTCGAGGTGTTTCGCGCGCTCGTAGCCTCCCTTCGCACACGCATCCCTGCCGTCGCAGCACAGCACTTCAAAGAAGGTGTGTTTCACGCTGCTGGTGGTGCCGTTTGGTTCGAAACCGAGCGGATCAGTAGCGGGGGAGGCCTTGTCGAAGGTTCCTCTCCCGAGTGTCGCGGGCCGATGCAGGTGCTCATCTGGCAGAAGGCTCAAGATAAACTGCTCGCAGCTGCCCTCGACGATGCCACCGATGGTGAAACCAAGCTGATCAAGAACGATCGCGATGCCTTCGGCAACGTTTACGGCGCTCAGGAAAACTACGAAGCGACACTCGCCACCGGCTGGCGACTACTCGCTTGGCGGGCATCGCTCATTGCGATTTTTCCGATCGTGCTACTCACCTGGCTATCGCTTTGGATCATCACCGGCGCGGTGATGCTGTATGCCCTCGCCGCAGTACTCGTCTACCTGGCACTCGAACGCCTGGTACGACGACCCCAGCGACTCGCGATGCTGCTGTTTGGCTGCTCGTTCGAGCGTCTTGGGGAAGCTGGTCCCACCGGTCCGCAGTGGATGGAACAATTCCTCTCGGTGGTGGTCCGCGTGATCGCCGCGCCACTGGCAGGTGTGCTGCTGGCCATTATCGCCGTCACTTCGTTCTGTGAACATCGCAAAAAGCTGCTTCCGTTTCTTGCCAGCCGTGCTGTGATTGGTGGCAGTGGCATGATCGATGATCAGGGGCGTTTTTTGCTTGCCGACAAAGCTACCGCGATGAACTGCTCGATCGGCTTTGGTGGACTCCTGGGTGATCGACCGATCTTCACCTTCGGCCACTTCTACAAGACGATTTTTTCCGACGCGTGGATGGCACCCGGCGAGTATTTCCGCCTCTTCTCCCCACGTCAGCGATTGCAAATTGGACTCGGCGATTCGAACCTCTGCGATGTCTCGCAATACCTGCGCGTCGGCACCACGCTGCTGGTGCTCGACATGATTGAAGCAGGCGAGGCAACCAACTTGCCGCAGCTGCGCAGCCCCCTCCGGGCGTGTCGCAAATTCACCTCCGATCCGACACTCCAGGCAACCGCGCCGCTGCGAGGTGGTGGCGAGATCACTGCGCTCGAAGTGCAGCGAGCCTACCTCGAAGCATGTCGCCAATTCCTCGCTAAGCACCCCGAAGCGCCGGAAGAAGCGTTTCAAGTCCTCTCGCTGTGGGACGAAACACTGAAGCAACTCGCTGGCGATCGCCAAGCACTGGTCGGGTCGATCGACTGGGTCACTAAACAGCGGCTCATCGACGAGAACACTGCCGGCGTTTCACCCAAAGTGCTCAAAAAAATCGACATCAAGTATCACGAACTTTCGAGCGAAGGTTATTTCCAAAAACTGCTCGCCGTCGGGCTGATCCGGCAGCTCACCACCCCTGCTGAGGTCGAACGCGCGATGCGGTGCCCTCCGAGCGGAACACCGGCAGCGGTGCGTGGTCAGTTCATTCGCGAGTTCGCAAGTGGCGATAAACCGATCACCGCCAATTGGCACTATGTGTTGCTTGGTCGAGGTCGGACTCGCCGCATCATCAAACTCTCCGACTATCGACCGCTGGCCATCGCTCGCCCACAGCGTCCCCGTGCACAAGCAGCGCAAGATATCGACACCGAATAG
- a CDS encoding NAD(P)-binding domain-containing protein codes for MSLPSEQKRTEDAELRSSDATCIIGAGPSGLAVAGQLRARSLPLVILEREDDVGGNWYYGRPTSSVFASTHLISSKRMTEFPDFPMPKEFPPYPSHWQAHAYLRDYARHHRLYDEITFQTEVTSAKLENNRWTVQDRAGNRTSYPRLIVASGHHWDPLIPTFPGEFTGAVVHAHDYKTPDILAGKRVLVIGGGNSGCDLAVEAALYAKSAHLSLRRGYHFLPKFLLGGPTDSGGERLHRWGLPLAIRRWITKLLLYVAVGPIQRYGLPRPDHDLFETHPIINSQLPYFVGHGRVQVRPGIDRFEGSEVLFQDGSREAFDLVLLATGYKVSFPFFSTDHVFGQSGRCELYLQAFHRQISSLMFAGLIQPNSGLWGLSYWQGKLMAQLIEAEECGATALATFRQKLTSDSRDLRGGIRFVDSPRHQLEVEYFAYRRTLQTLIGQMELQLARDQKTRAAS; via the coding sequence ATGAGTTTGCCGAGTGAACAAAAACGTACCGAAGACGCCGAACTACGCTCCAGCGATGCCACGTGCATCATCGGCGCGGGACCGTCGGGACTTGCCGTGGCGGGACAGCTTCGCGCGCGATCGCTTCCGTTGGTGATCCTCGAACGCGAGGATGATGTGGGGGGAAATTGGTACTACGGTCGCCCGACCAGCAGTGTGTTTGCTTCGACCCATCTGATTTCGTCGAAGCGCATGACCGAGTTCCCCGACTTTCCGATGCCGAAGGAATTTCCGCCTTATCCTTCGCACTGGCAAGCGCACGCTTATCTGCGCGACTATGCCCGGCATCATCGGCTGTATGACGAGATCACCTTTCAAACCGAAGTCACTTCGGCCAAGCTCGAAAACAACCGCTGGACGGTGCAAGATCGCGCAGGGAATCGAACTTCCTATCCGCGCCTGATCGTTGCTTCAGGTCATCACTGGGATCCGCTGATTCCAACATTTCCAGGCGAGTTCACCGGCGCGGTGGTGCATGCTCACGACTACAAAACGCCCGACATCTTGGCCGGCAAACGTGTGCTGGTGATCGGTGGAGGCAACAGCGGCTGTGATCTCGCGGTCGAAGCGGCCCTGTATGCCAAGAGTGCTCACCTCAGCTTGCGGCGCGGCTATCATTTCCTCCCCAAGTTTTTGCTCGGTGGGCCGACCGACTCGGGTGGCGAGCGACTCCATCGCTGGGGACTTCCACTTGCTATTCGTCGCTGGATCACCAAGCTGCTGCTCTATGTGGCTGTCGGACCGATCCAGCGTTATGGATTGCCACGTCCCGATCACGACCTGTTCGAAACGCATCCAATCATCAACTCGCAGTTGCCTTACTTCGTCGGGCATGGTCGGGTGCAGGTGCGCCCCGGGATCGACCGCTTCGAAGGCAGTGAAGTGCTGTTCCAAGATGGCTCGCGCGAGGCGTTCGATTTAGTGCTCCTGGCGACAGGTTATAAAGTCTCGTTTCCGTTTTTCTCCACCGATCACGTGTTTGGCCAGAGCGGTCGCTGCGAGCTCTATTTGCAGGCCTTTCATCGCCAGATTTCGAGTTTGATGTTCGCCGGACTGATTCAGCCGAACAGCGGATTGTGGGGACTTTCCTACTGGCAAGGGAAGCTCATGGCGCAGCTGATCGAAGCGGAAGAGTGCGGGGCAACGGCCCTGGCCACGTTTCGCCAAAAGTTAACGAGCGACTCGCGCGATCTTCGCGGCGGTATTCGATTTGTCGATTCACCGCGACATCAGCTGGAAGTAGAATACTTCGCCTATCGCCGCACGTTGCAAACACTCATCGGTCAGATGGAGTTGCAGCTCGCGCGCGACCAGAAGACCCGCGCGGCTTCGTAG
- a CDS encoding porin: MLGLLTPVASFAQAPQSSYLPAPSVSWPVQQPPTQFAPQPPQPMAAPQAGVYQPPVAQVAWQQPTPATPPVQPIGFPQPVVVDPARGMPVAPPAPMPLPPAPGEPHPHDVMARLERVEAALAAGHIPIEGIQDPDVAPLGSLGEYWQGVQDPEIETIAQQTYHSRDMVQKPGEKPKKWYDKLSIRGYAQFRINGILDEDPAGAPAQHTGDRSVGDDQNFLIRRARVILSGDVSDHMYVYLQPDFASSVPGSTDANQFTQIRDWYADCYLDIDKVHRIRVGQSKIPYGWENLQSSSNRLVLDRNDALNSAVRNERDLGVFYYYTPKYAQDFFKMVLDEGLKGSGNYGMFGFGAHNGQGGSLQEQNDNIHIVTRLTLPWQFENGQCVETGIQAYTGKYTVLGSTIFPGGGVVSDTPDGTSGNTGKAGIRDERIAATFVYYPQPFGFQAEWNVGRGPGLNDAQTEVIERHLYGGYAMMMYRYETACYGTWIPFLRYNKYKGGYKPERNAPFSFIEEWEAGAEWQINPQMELTLNYTLTDRTNTTAINRSGELSYRQFEGDLLRCQFQVNY, from the coding sequence ATGCTTGGGTTATTGACGCCAGTTGCCTCGTTTGCGCAGGCTCCGCAGTCAAGCTATCTGCCTGCTCCGTCTGTCTCGTGGCCCGTGCAGCAGCCACCGACGCAATTCGCGCCGCAACCACCGCAGCCAATGGCGGCTCCCCAAGCTGGCGTTTATCAGCCGCCGGTGGCGCAGGTCGCTTGGCAGCAACCGACTCCCGCCACGCCACCCGTGCAGCCGATCGGATTTCCACAGCCGGTGGTCGTCGATCCAGCCCGCGGAATGCCAGTTGCGCCTCCTGCTCCGATGCCGCTGCCACCCGCGCCGGGCGAACCCCATCCGCACGATGTGATGGCACGTCTCGAGCGCGTGGAAGCTGCTTTGGCCGCCGGTCATATACCGATCGAAGGGATCCAAGACCCCGATGTCGCGCCGCTCGGAAGTCTCGGCGAGTATTGGCAGGGGGTCCAAGATCCCGAAATCGAAACCATCGCGCAGCAGACCTATCACTCGCGTGATATGGTGCAAAAGCCCGGCGAGAAGCCCAAAAAGTGGTACGACAAGCTCAGCATTCGCGGCTATGCCCAGTTCCGCATCAACGGCATCCTCGACGAAGACCCTGCTGGTGCTCCTGCACAGCACACTGGTGATCGCTCCGTGGGGGACGATCAGAACTTCCTCATCCGCCGAGCCCGCGTGATTCTCTCGGGCGATGTGTCGGATCATATGTATGTCTATTTGCAGCCCGACTTCGCTTCGAGCGTGCCTGGCAGCACCGATGCCAATCAGTTCACGCAAATTCGCGACTGGTATGCCGACTGCTACCTCGACATCGACAAAGTCCATCGTATTCGTGTCGGGCAGTCCAAGATTCCTTACGGTTGGGAAAACTTGCAATCGAGTTCGAATCGCCTCGTGCTCGACCGTAATGATGCACTCAACAGCGCTGTACGTAACGAACGCGATCTAGGTGTCTTCTATTATTACACTCCTAAGTATGCCCAAGACTTCTTTAAGATGGTGCTCGACGAAGGTCTTAAAGGTTCGGGTAACTACGGTATGTTTGGGTTCGGTGCTCACAACGGCCAGGGTGGATCGCTGCAAGAACAGAATGACAATATTCATATTGTCACGCGTCTCACGCTTCCCTGGCAGTTTGAAAATGGTCAATGCGTGGAGACTGGCATCCAGGCTTACACCGGTAAGTACACGGTCCTCGGCTCGACCATCTTTCCAGGAGGTGGTGTTGTCTCGGATACACCCGATGGAACGTCAGGAAACACAGGAAAAGCAGGTATTCGCGACGAACGAATCGCAGCTACCTTCGTCTACTATCCCCAGCCCTTCGGCTTCCAGGCGGAGTGGAACGTGGGACGTGGCCCCGGCTTGAATGATGCTCAAACGGAAGTGATCGAGCGCCATCTCTATGGTGGCTATGCCATGATGATGTATCGTTATGAGACCGCCTGCTATGGCACCTGGATCCCGTTTCTGCGCTATAATAAGTATAAGGGTGGTTATAAGCCCGAGCGTAATGCCCCGTTTAGCTTCATCGAGGAATGGGAAGCGGGGGCTGAGTGGCAGATCAATCCGCAGATGGAGTTGACTCTCAACTACACCCTTACCGATCGCACGAATACCACGGCGATCAACCGTTCGGGCGAGCTGAGCTATCGCCAGTTTGAAGGAGATTTGCTCCGCTGTCAGTTCCAGGTGAACTACTAA
- a CDS encoding site-specific DNA-methyltransferase, with the protein MPKTIANQLIQGDCVAGLASLPAGCVDLAFADPPFNIGYDYDEYDDRRATDDYLTWCDQWLAEVSRVLKPDGTFWLAIGDEYAAELKVAMQRQHGLHCRSWVVWYYTFGVNCKAKFSRSHAHLFHMVKDPKKFTFNVDEIRVPSARQLVYADNRANPKGRLPDDTWILRPQDLPDGFQPDDDTWYFPRVAGTFKERAGWHGCQMPEQLLGRIIKATSNPGELVLDPFSGSGTTLVVAKKLGRKYLGFELSKEYAARVTDRLKETKSGDDLNGAAEPLKSAPSTAKGKRVKSLPSK; encoded by the coding sequence ATGCCCAAAACCATCGCCAATCAGCTGATCCAAGGTGACTGCGTTGCTGGACTTGCGTCGCTTCCAGCAGGCTGCGTCGACCTCGCTTTCGCCGATCCACCGTTCAATATCGGCTACGACTACGACGAGTACGACGATCGTCGCGCCACCGACGACTACCTCACCTGGTGCGATCAGTGGCTCGCCGAAGTTTCGCGCGTCCTCAAGCCCGACGGCACCTTTTGGCTCGCGATCGGCGACGAATATGCCGCCGAGCTCAAAGTCGCCATGCAGCGGCAACACGGCCTGCATTGTCGCAGCTGGGTGGTGTGGTACTACACGTTTGGGGTCAACTGCAAAGCGAAGTTCAGCCGCTCACACGCCCACCTGTTCCACATGGTGAAAGACCCGAAGAAGTTTACGTTCAACGTCGACGAGATTCGGGTTCCATCGGCGCGCCAGTTGGTCTACGCCGACAACCGCGCGAACCCCAAGGGACGATTGCCCGACGATACCTGGATCTTACGTCCACAGGACTTGCCCGACGGTTTTCAGCCCGACGACGACACTTGGTACTTTCCCCGCGTCGCCGGAACGTTCAAAGAACGGGCCGGGTGGCACGGCTGTCAGATGCCCGAACAGCTTCTCGGGCGGATCATCAAGGCCACCAGCAATCCTGGAGAGCTTGTACTCGATCCGTTTTCGGGAAGTGGCACCACCCTGGTCGTCGCCAAAAAATTGGGCCGTAAGTATTTAGGGTTTGAGCTTTCGAAAGAATATGCAGCCCGCGTGACCGACCGACTGAAAGAAACCAAGTCGGGGGACGATCTCAATGGCGCTGCTGAACCTTTAAAGAGTGCTCCCAGCACCGCCAAAGGTAAACGCGTAAAGTCGCTCCCAAGTAAATAG
- the proB gene encoding glutamate 5-kinase — protein MPDSLRQEIASAAHTIVIKVGTRSITHSDGTLNTERIQQLAEDITRCCNAGKRVVLVSSGAVGAGMSLLGLKSRPTDLAKLQAVAAVGQAHLIQTYDKTFSQLGRRAAQVLLTLDDVKDRIRYLNVRNTLLSILELGAVPIINENDTVSVDELMTTFGDNDRLAAMVTNLIRAPLLVIVSDVEGLYDGDPSLSSSQLIPTVTAIDERILSFVRDKKTGLSKGGMASKLEAARIVTTAGENVIIGNCKRTSILTEVMSGELVGTLFAGQGKAISPFKRWLGFTAVTRGKLQLDAGARKAIVEQGRSLLAAGISDVQGKFGKGDVVALCDAEGQIIARGLTNYSADDVERIKGLKSAKFAQVLGHSPYDEVIHRDNLVLVSK, from the coding sequence ATGCCCGACAGTTTGCGACAGGAAATCGCATCAGCCGCTCACACGATCGTCATTAAAGTTGGCACACGATCGATCACGCATAGCGACGGAACGCTGAACACCGAGCGCATTCAGCAATTGGCCGAAGATATCACGCGCTGCTGCAACGCTGGCAAACGCGTGGTGCTGGTGAGCAGTGGTGCCGTCGGCGCAGGGATGAGTCTGCTGGGCCTGAAATCGCGCCCCACCGATCTCGCGAAGCTGCAAGCGGTGGCTGCGGTTGGGCAAGCGCATCTGATTCAAACCTACGACAAAACCTTCAGTCAACTCGGTCGCCGCGCTGCACAGGTGCTGCTGACGCTCGACGATGTGAAGGATCGCATCCGCTACCTGAACGTCCGTAACACGCTGCTGTCGATCCTCGAACTCGGCGCTGTGCCAATCATCAACGAGAACGACACGGTGAGCGTGGACGAACTGATGACCACCTTTGGCGACAACGACCGCCTGGCAGCAATGGTCACCAACTTGATTCGCGCTCCCCTGTTGGTGATTGTGTCGGACGTCGAAGGACTTTACGACGGCGATCCGAGCCTTTCCTCCTCGCAGCTCATTCCGACGGTCACCGCCATCGACGAGCGGATTCTTTCGTTCGTACGCGACAAGAAAACGGGGCTCAGCAAAGGTGGCATGGCAAGCAAACTCGAAGCTGCGCGAATCGTCACGACCGCTGGCGAAAATGTGATCATCGGCAACTGCAAGCGGACCAGCATCCTGACCGAAGTGATGTCGGGCGAACTGGTCGGAACGCTCTTCGCTGGACAAGGAAAAGCGATCAGCCCGTTCAAACGTTGGCTTGGTTTCACCGCCGTAACGCGCGGCAAATTGCAGCTCGATGCTGGTGCGCGTAAGGCGATTGTGGAGCAAGGACGAAGCTTGCTCGCAGCGGGAATCTCCGATGTTCAAGGGAAGTTTGGCAAGGGAGATGTCGTGGCACTCTGCGATGCCGAAGGGCAAATCATAGCGCGCGGCCTCACAAACTATAGCGCCGACGATGTCGAGCGGATCAAGGGACTCAAGAGCGCCAAGTTTGCACAGGTGCTCGGCCACTCCCCCTACGACGAAGTGATCCACCGCGACAACCTAGTGCTGGTGTCGAAGTAA
- a CDS encoding metallophosphoesterase → MIPTSLARRKFLADGSLLLLAAGCAASNSACDLLAADAPRPLVRAGIVTDLHYADKPAAGSRHYRETLDKLAEAATYYEKEKPDLMIELGDLVDAATSIDEEKKWLARIYRELAALPGEKHCVLGNHCVTTLTKAEFLEGVEQKQPHYAFDRGGVHFVVLDACYRADGEAYGRDNFKWNDANIPASEVAWLKEDLAEAKGPVVVLAHQRLDVKNDHGVKNAEEVRAVLEGSGKVLAVFQGHSHKNDLREIGGIHYATMVAMVEGSGATSSGYSLVEVYGDGAIRITGSRQQKSYDWPAKSSGQ, encoded by the coding sequence ATGATCCCCACCTCTTTAGCACGTCGCAAGTTTCTCGCCGATGGTTCACTGCTGCTACTCGCAGCTGGTTGCGCAGCGAGCAATTCCGCGTGCGATCTGCTCGCTGCCGACGCGCCACGTCCTCTGGTGCGCGCGGGGATCGTCACCGATTTGCATTACGCCGATAAGCCAGCGGCCGGTTCGCGGCACTATCGCGAAACGCTCGACAAGCTCGCGGAAGCTGCGACGTACTACGAAAAAGAAAAGCCTGATTTGATGATCGAGCTTGGGGATCTGGTCGACGCCGCGACGTCGATCGACGAAGAGAAGAAGTGGCTCGCGCGGATCTATCGCGAGCTCGCTGCGCTGCCGGGCGAGAAGCACTGTGTGCTCGGCAATCACTGCGTCACCACGCTGACGAAAGCCGAGTTTCTCGAGGGTGTCGAGCAGAAGCAGCCTCACTATGCGTTCGATCGTGGCGGGGTCCATTTCGTGGTGCTCGATGCGTGTTACCGGGCCGATGGAGAGGCATATGGGCGCGACAATTTCAAATGGAACGATGCCAACATTCCGGCCAGCGAAGTCGCTTGGCTGAAGGAAGATTTAGCCGAGGCGAAGGGCCCTGTGGTGGTGCTCGCGCATCAGCGGCTCGATGTGAAAAACGATCACGGCGTTAAGAATGCCGAGGAAGTGCGAGCCGTTTTGGAAGGGTCGGGCAAAGTGCTCGCTGTGTTTCAGGGGCATAGCCACAAGAATGATTTACGCGAGATCGGTGGGATTCACTACGCCACGATGGTCGCGATGGTGGAAGGCTCGGGAGCGACGAGCAGTGGCTATTCGCTTGTGGAGGTGTATGGCGACGGCGCGATACGCATTACGGGATCGCGCCAGCAGAAGAGCTACGACTGGCCCGCGAAATCGTCGGGGCAATGA
- a CDS encoding sulfite oxidase-like oxidoreductase — protein sequence MNAEDPKYQAGEPLPLESLPSDVIISSDTRRENRIPPGQSRTRKWPILDAHGTPQIDRASWKLDVFGLVDQPYSLSLAEFQTLPRVKVYADFHCVTRWSRLGNMWEGVSTRTLLERAGVKPEARYVVCHAYDRGWTTNLPLADFLSNDALLADLHDGQPISADHGGPVRGMVPLLYAWKSAKWIRGIELSAYDKPGYWERGGYHNHGDPWTEERFSGWFS from the coding sequence ATGAACGCCGAAGATCCCAAGTACCAAGCGGGTGAGCCGCTTCCGCTCGAAAGCTTGCCCAGCGACGTCATTATCAGCAGCGACACACGTCGCGAGAATCGCATCCCTCCTGGTCAATCGCGGACGCGCAAATGGCCTATTCTCGATGCCCACGGCACGCCGCAAATCGATCGCGCTAGTTGGAAACTCGACGTGTTTGGGCTCGTCGATCAGCCTTACTCACTATCGCTTGCCGAGTTCCAAACGCTGCCGCGCGTAAAGGTCTACGCCGATTTTCACTGCGTCACGCGGTGGTCGCGGCTCGGGAATATGTGGGAAGGTGTATCCACGCGCACCCTCCTCGAGCGGGCTGGTGTCAAACCCGAGGCTCGTTATGTCGTCTGTCACGCCTACGACCGAGGCTGGACCACCAACCTGCCGCTCGCCGATTTTCTAAGCAACGATGCGCTCCTTGCCGACCTGCACGACGGTCAGCCGATCTCGGCCGATCACGGCGGTCCCGTACGCGGCATGGTTCCGCTCCTGTATGCCTGGAAAAGTGCCAAGTGGATTCGGGGCATCGAACTCTCGGCCTACGACAAACCGGGCTACTGGGAACGTGGCGGCTATCACAATCACGGCGATCCTTGGACCGAAGAACGCTTCAGCGGCTGGTTTAGCTGA